In the genome of Stomoxys calcitrans chromosome 4, idStoCalc2.1, whole genome shotgun sequence, the window tatttaaaccctatattgccattggtttaaggggagtttacacgatgaggcattcccaaacacatggccccaaaattggttatcaaattcgttttcttatctcaaatacctttcatttgatttacatattggtatggtcgataAATGTTTACccgttggggggtgttttgtggaaggtgtgatgccctaaatacatggtcctacaattggatatcaaattcgtattttactcccaaatacctttatttgagccccacattgcgatgGTCCGTAAAagattgctgtttgtggggtattttggaaaaggggtagacccccagaaaattggtgtcgaaaatgggtatcaattcttgctctaccctccaataccatCAATTGAAGCTCCACCataacatggtcggtaaatatgcccgatttagggatttttttttgtgattggggtggtcccccaaacactaagcccggaaaatatatcagcaacgttctctattctcatatatctatatatcatttatttgaaccccatgttgccactgccctcaaaattggatatcaaattcgttttctaatctcatttaaactccttattgcaaaagtcagcaaatatgtccggtttggggtattggccctaaaacctataaatatttagttccactctctttaagacccaaattatcttggtgagcaaatacggcctattggggggttgttatggtggtgggacgtcccgtagttgatatcagatacgtggtctactcccaaatacctataatttaagccccatatttccatagttggcaaacatgaccggcttgggcggtgttttgggggatgggcggccactcactgagttggccttgaaaatatatatcggattagtgttccactttaaaaaccctcttatttgagcctcatattgcaatactcagaaaatacttcctatttgggtggtattgtgggagtggggtgggcctgtagacacttttcccgaatattgataacaaattcgtgatttactcccaaagacctttcatttgagcccaatattgctatggtcgtaaatttgtcccctttgggggaaatttttggggagaggcggcccccaaacatttggtcccggatttggatatcagattcgtattcttcattaaaataccttttatttaagccccattttcccatggtcagtaaataagtcctgtttggggggtgttttggggaaggggtggacccccagtcccacatttggatatcagattcgtattctactcgcaaatgcctttcatttgagtcccatattgccatggtcggtaaatatgttcgatttgggggtgtttttgggcttggggtggtccccctagcacttggttcgactattggatatcagatacgttttcttatcctaaatacctttcatttgagttccatattgtcatgattggtctaaatatatgtttggtaggttttaggggggcggccctctaggtaccccatccgaaatttggataccaaatttttatttgtagggtactacatgagagcacacaaaatttcgcttaagtcgcATCAccgatctccgagatctggcggttCTGAAAATTAGTCTAATGGGGTGGGTccgtatatggtagctatatcaggttataaaccgatttgaaccgtacttgccacatctattgaaagtcaaaatggaACACCGCATaagaaatttcagacaaatccagcaaaaatttcggctttctgttgctcaagaagtccaatctaGAGATTGGtttaatggaagctatatctaaatctgaaaaaatatggtccatttgcaatctccaaagacctacataaatattaagtaACTGTGAAACTttaaagtggctagctttatgcgttcaaccgctatcgtgatttcgacagacggacggacggacttggctggttcgaatcagaatgtcgagacaatccaGAATATATTTATATGCTCTAGGGGGttcaagatcaatatttcgaggtgttacaaacgaaatgacttgattagtatacctccatcctatggtggtggctataaaaagagaaGTAAAAAGCAATAGTGACAGTTGTCGTAATACATAATCCTCGTTGATCAAATATAAAATCAATGCAGTCGAATTAAAGCATATAATATCGTATTAGGAGTTGGCCACTAAGACGCAGTGGACAGGAAGATATGTAACGTACGAGACGAAATCGGATCGTTAAACCGTCCAACAAAACACCTATGGATTTTGCGCTCTCAATAAATATAACTTTTTCTCCTCCCATGGAGACAGGTGACACCGGAGTAACTTgtgtctcctgctgaaaaataaaattttcgactcagaccactttcggtagcgcACTTCTCTTTCGTACATAGAGTTTCCTGAAGTATGTCTCTAGAAGTGTCGGGAAACTTTCCTTAAACAGCAATAGACACGTCTTTTGCATACTCGACTTTTTCAACATATTTGCTTCCTTAGACAATAATACATTGTTAATGGCTTTAATGTTAAGTTCCCCGCAATAAGTTAAATATCTCAAAAATCAACTGCATATATGTAAGatgaggccaccgcagcgcagaggttagcatgtccaccaatgaagctgaacgcctggtttcgaatcctggcaggaaaatcagaaaatttatcagcggtggttatctcctcctaatgctggcaacatttgtgaggaactttgccatgtgaaaacttctctcctaagaggtgtcgctctgcggcgcgccgttcgaactcggctataaaaaggaggtcccttatcattgagcttaaaatttaatcgaattgatttgtgagaagttttccccagttccttaatggaagatTATCACCAAAGCTAAAAATTGGCTTTCGTGCTCATAAATTTACCCCTGAAGCTTAGAGCAATAGAAGGGCATGCTAATCAATGCACCTGGGCGACTCAAACTCCCTTATTTGAATTCGCCTACTAGTAGTACTTATTAACATTGTTCgaatttttcttcctttttattGGCTAGATGTGGTTACGTGAACCAAAGTCCTACTCTGCCATGTGATATCGATTGCTACCAATCTCTCCTCCAGTCAAagctaattttaaataaatagaaaaataaaccaCACTACACGAATTCGAGTATTCTTTGCTGCCAATGATGGCGATGTTGTtctcatttgttttgtttttctttctcttgTCCGTATTTGCAGTGGATGTCGTCATCATTGTATTGCAGTTGGAGAGCTTCGTGTGTTTAGCAACGTGAAATGTACAATACCTGGTTAGTCATCGCATCAATTACATTCGTCGGATGCTTATGGAATTCGCAACTAACTGAAACATCATCGAAATCATGCCCAACTGAATGCATCTGCTTATCCCAGACACAAGTGAGTATCCAACAcctctcccccccccccccccaagtcTTTCTAAGAGGAGGGGGGAAAAAAGCAAAGTTTAAAATGCGCGCTCCACTGATACTGCAGCGGTGCCGTTGTTTGGCATCCAGGCCTGAGTGGACAATTTGGAGTTCCAAATTAAACAGCAAGCAAGTAGAACAACACTAATGACAGTGACTTCGACAATGACAGCAACAAAAGGGGTGAAAAGTAAAAGGACAAGAAAGACCCAGACTCAGACGACACAGAAGAAAAAGCAAATATTTGTTGGTGGAAAAGAAAGTAACTGGTCGGGAAGTCAAGTGACGGAAACAGACAATGATATATAACAAAAGTTTTCGGTTAGcacaacaaaagaaaactaCCCAGCGAGCCAAAGCGAAACGAGACAACAGAAGCAATGACATCTCGACAAAAACGATAAACCCAGGAGGGGTCCGACCGGCGACGAATGGGAAGGGTGCAACTTGCTCTTAGCATAAACTGCTACGGTATCTGCATACGAATGTTGAATTTCCTTCTTTAACAGCCAATGTTTCCCGCATGCGGTGATACAGGAGAGAAAGTATTCGTTGCCTTAACTATGATATCCTGTAGTTTGATGTTTTTGCATTATGTTATGTTTTGCATTCTTCAATGAATACAGATTTTAAATCTCAGTTGCGTTTAGGTATTTCTAAAGTTTCTGTCCATGTCAATATACCAAATAAAATCCCTAGCAACATCTAAtaactaaaaaggcgttaagttcggccgggccgaactttggatacccaccacatcgggtatatatgtaaaccacctttcatcaaaatccgttgaaaattgcataccttatgtcacatagcagttatatcgaaatatgatccgatttagaccatatactaataagtacaagtcattgttcaattgtgtataacaaaatattggtctatttagtagctatatctaaaaataaaccgatctgaaaaatatacaacatggatgtcgaaaagcctaacataagtcaatgtgtcaaatttcagttaaatcgggctataaatgagtcttttttggggtcaagactttaaatcgagatatcggtctatatgacagctatatccaaatccggactgatctgggccagattgaagaaggaggtcgaagggcctaacacaactcactgccccactgggttttgacttcttaagattctagagggcacaattcttatccgatttggcagcaattttgcatgaagtgatttgttatgactttcaacaactaaggtcggtctaaatcagtttataacctgataaagctgccgtataaaccaatctccatattaaacttcttgagcctctagagggcgcaattgttatcccatttggttgcaattttgtatatgtcgttttagtatgacttccaacaactgtgccaagtatgatctgactcTGTTTGAAACctaatatagccaccatataaaccgatctcccgattaaacttcttgagtttctagggtgcgcaattgttatccaagtTGGTTGAACTTTTGGATATGTTGGAACTTtggatgacttccaacaagtgtgtatagtatggtcttaatcagtcaatatcctgatatagctggcacattaaccgatcttcttcttcttcgatcgatttcttgagtctctagaaggcgcaattattacccattttggttggaattttgcgtgtgtcgttttggtatgacttccaacaactatgataagtatgatctaaatctgtctttaacttgatatagccgccatacaaaccgatatccaGGTTATATtgtaattcttgagcttctacagggcgcaattcctgtccaatttggttgaaattttggttatgtcgttttggtattacatacaacaactgtgctaagtatgatctaaatctgtccataacctggtatagctgccatatgaagcgatctctcgataagacttcttgagcttgcggagggcgcaattcttatcttatttgactggaattttgcacatatcgttttactatgacttccaacaacactgTTAAGGTTGGTcttaatcagtctatatcctggtataactgccatataagttgatctcccgattagtttttaattggaattttgcctatgtcgttttggtatgacttccagtaactgtgccaattatgatctaaatttgtttataacctgttttagccgccatataaaccgattagccgattagatttcttgagtctctagagggcgcaattgttatccaatttggttgaaagtttGCGTATGTcgatttggtatgactttcaacaactgtgtttagtataatctcaatctgtttataaccagatatagtcgccgtataaaccgatctctagattagacttcttggccTCAAGAGGGGGCAATTGTTATCCAGTTTGGTTGAAAGTTTGCGTAAGTCGTGttggtataactttcaacaactgtgcttagtatgatctaaatctgtttataacctgatatagctgccacataaaccgatttccagattaGACTTCTGAAGCCTTtaggggtcgcaattcttaaccaattccaacaactgtgccaagtaaactggttcataatctgatacaggTGTCATATATACCAGTCTCGCAATTTGACTTTCTTTTTCTTGAGGGTGAATTTATCATTctatttgcctgatattttcgaggtgatatttttctattacTTCGGCGgcatggcaagtacggtccatatcggtcaataacttcatacagttcatatatatttcaaaaagtCTATCAaaaaacttgataaatgcgatccatgatggagggtatgtaagattcggccaggccgaacttttcaAGCTATTacgtattataccctccaccgaaggatgggggtatattcattttgtcgtccgggttgcaagacatcgaaatatccatttccgaccctatatgttcttgatcagcttaaaaatctaagacgatctagacatatccgtccgtccgtccgtctgttgaaatcacgctacagtcttcaaaaatagagatattgagctgaaactttgcacagattctttttttgttcgaagatgggctatatcgaactgtatcttgatatagcccccatatagaccgagccgccgatttagggtcttaggccaataaaagacaaatttattatccgattttgctgaaatttgggacagtgagttgtgttaggcccttcgacatccttcgtgaatttgacttagatcggttcagatttggatatagctgtcatatagaccgatcctccgatttcggggttttaggcccaaaaaagccgcatttagtatccgattttgatgaaatttgggagagtgagatgtgttagacccttcgacatcctttgtcaatttggtccagatcggtccagattcgcaatgaaaggtggtttacatacatatacccgaggtggtgggtatcgaaagttcggcacgaccgaacttaacgcctttttacttgtttttgcatttTGCGGTAGCTTTAAACATTACTTCCAACTACATTTCGAAAACAGCACCAAGTACATTGAAATACAATTTGGCAAACAAGAATTATCAAATATTTCACTTTTATTTGCTTAAAGAAAAGTTTGTCAAATTTCTTGCTGAATTTTCTTTGTATCAGTGCACGAATATTGTTTGTGATGcagtttgaaataaaaataaaaactcacCATAACTGTCATCATTCGTCCTTGGTACATCATTGAAGAAATCTGTTAAgagaaaaatgtttgccaagAAATCAACAATTTGATTTCCTTACCTGTGCAAGGACAAGCAAAGCatagccatcatcatcatcatgtaaAACAGATTCAAACTTTGtagaaacttttaaaatttgcgGGAGTGCTGCTCTACTACCATGGTTGTGGCCAAGCTCTAATAAAATAGCCTCCGGCGAGGAAAGAGCTAAACGAGCATTTGTATCACGAAAAGGTAGCTGGCACAAAAGAATCCCCATTTAAGGAGATGACGTATGCAAGAGGCAAGAGAAATATCCCTGCTGGCAAACATCATAGTAGCAAAGCGGTGGTGGCTGGGCAAGACGGGCCAAATGAAAACAAAGCGAAAGAAATTCtcgatttaatttaattttctgtaATAACCACGTAGATTCAATTTACCCGCGGTTATAAAAACCCTCCAAAAGCACAACATCGCATGACCAGCGCCCAGCGTACCAGAGTAAGGGACGGGCGCACTGACCTTCATTGTATGTAGAAATCATTAGAATAAATTCGTTGAAATCTTCATCCTTTGTAGTAGCCAGCGACTGACTGTTACTCCCTTTCATAATGACTTACCatcagtttttgttgttgttgctgttgttctgATGTTATTGCTAAATGCTGTTTTGCTTTGAACATTTGAATTGAATttctttttgttcttttttctgtttcttcccatctctctctctctctctctctggctTTTCTAGGTGCTTTGTAATACTGGCGGACTTGAGAAAATTCCATTACGACAGTTACCCGCCACCGTGGAAAATCTTGCATTGACCAAAAACAATTTTCCGGTCATAAAACCTGATTCATTTGCTGGTTTACGAGCATTGAAGAAACTATCGTTGGACGGCAACAACATCACCAAAGTAAAACAGTTTGCATTCCGAGGCTTGCCGCGTCTAAAGGAGCTCTCCATTCAATACACGCCCCTGCAGTCGGTGACATCGTTTGCTTTTGCCGGCCTACAGAATCTCTCCACCATATTGCTGAGCCACAATCAAATATCGCGCATTGAGACCCATGCCTTTGCCGGCACCTCCAATGTCAAGTTGATATTGCTGAGCAACAATCCCCTAATTAAAATCGACACCTCGGCCTTTTCGAGCCTGACGAATGTGGGCCATGTGATATTCCCTTCGGGCATACGCACCATAGAACCGGACGCCTTCAACGGCATGGACACAGTGGGCTTGCTGAAGTTGGCCTACATGGATCTGAAGGAGGTGCAGCCATTCACATTTCGAGGATTGACAAATGTGCTGCTGCTGACGCTGCAGGAATCTGACTTGGGCATTATCTGCACAGATGCCTTCACCGGGCTCTCGCAGGTAGAGACCCTGCAAATACTGAACAATAAAATTGATTCCATCGAGGAACTGAACTTCACCTACACCGCCAATATCAAACACCTGAAGATGCACGGCAATCACATACTCGAAACGCCGGATCCCAATGCCATCATTGTCGATGGTGTTGAACACCTGCAGCTGGTGAATAACCATTTTCCCTGCGGCTGTCACATACACACCCTGCTGGATGGGCCGCTGGTCGAGGGTGCCCACAATCTGAGTGAATTCCTTCAAAAGAACTTCTGCATATCACCGCTGGACGTCAATGGGCGTTCCATGATCGAGCTAGACATTGATGCCATTGGACGGTGTCAGGACCAGCTGACCAAGGGCAATTTGGGTTCCTCTGCATCATCCATGGCCCTTAGCCTGTGCACGCTGGTACTGATATCGCTTACAACCAATCACTTTGTTAAATATCTGGTGTTCTTATTGGTTCTGGGGTCCATGACAGTGCCCCATGACACATACAGTTGAATGTGATGACGTCGTTCTGCAGGCTAGCCCCCCCGCACAGGAAATGTACTACCCATAATTAGTCTGAAATCTCTCTAAGAATTAAACATATGTGAAACGAGTATCTTGTAGTAGTTTTGTATAACGATATAAATCCTAGCTAGTCGTAAGTAGTTCCTAGCTACATACATATGCATACATGCAAACATACATACTCAGATCCCTTAAAATGCTTATGACACATTGTGTTCCATTTGGAGAACTTTTAAAATACCTAAAAATTGCCAAGGAAGAAAACTATGAAAATCATCATCTTTAAgcttacactttacaagacataAAAAATCGTTCTtcatctctctctttctctctttctctcgttctcactctctcactctcttttgGAACTAATCAAACCTATCGTCCTTAATCAAATAGCAAA includes:
- the LOC106093175 gene encoding chondroadherin → MYNTWLVIASITFVGCLWNSQLTETSSKSCPTECICLSQTQVLCNTGGLEKIPLRQLPATVENLALTKNNFPVIKPDSFAGLRALKKLSLDGNNITKVKQFAFRGLPRLKELSIQYTPLQSVTSFAFAGLQNLSTILLSHNQISRIETHAFAGTSNVKLILLSNNPLIKIDTSAFSSLTNVGHVIFPSGIRTIEPDAFNGMDTVGLLKLAYMDLKEVQPFTFRGLTNVLLLTLQESDLGIICTDAFTGLSQVETLQILNNKIDSIEELNFTYTANIKHLKMHGNHILETPDPNAIIVDGVEHLQLVNNHFPCGCHIHTLLDGPLVEGAHNLSEFLQKNFCISPLDVNGRSMIELDIDAIGRCQDQLTKGNLGSSASSMALSLCTLVLISLTTNHFVKYLVFLLVLGSMTVPHDTYS